One genomic window of Punica granatum isolate Tunisia-2019 chromosome 1, ASM765513v2, whole genome shotgun sequence includes the following:
- the LOC116193010 gene encoding haloacid dehalogenase-like hydrolase domain-containing protein Sgpp isoform X1 has product MMVSSGDHATDSKTSLTGFAPLEAVLFDVDGTLCDSDPIHLQAFQIMFQEIGFNAGVPVDEQYFIENMAGKHNDDIARFLFPDDIPRGLKFMDDKEAVFRKLAAEKLTAIDGLYKLRKWIEDRGLKRAAVTNAPRANAESMISRLGLSDFFQALVIGDECEHAKPHPEPYLKAIELLKVSKEHTIIFEDSVSGIKAGVAAGMPAIGLTTRNPEHLLMQAKPTFLIKTYDDPKLWAALEELDKKSA; this is encoded by the exons ATGATGGTTTCATCCGGCGATCATGCTACAGACAG CAAAACTTCTCTtacggggttcgctccactggaGGCTGTTCTGTTCGATGTTGATGGCACTCTGTGTGATTCTGATCCTATCCACCTTCAGGCCTTCCAAATAATGTTCCAAGAG ATAGGTTTCAATGCTGGAGTTCCGGTCGATGAGCAGTATTTTATAGAGAATATGGCTGGCAAGCACAATGATGATATTGCTAGGTTCCTCTTCCCAGATGATATTCCTAGGGGCCTCAAATTCATGGATGATAAGGAAGCCGTGTTCCGAAA GTTGGCCGCAGAAAAATTGACTGCCATAGATGGCCTTTACAAGTTGCGGAAGTGGATAGAAGATCGTGGGTTGAAGCGCGCGGCTGTCACTAATGCTCCTAGGGCTAATGCTGAATCTATGATCTCACGTCTTGGTCTTTCCGACTTTTTCCAAGCTCTTGTCATCGGGGATGAATGTGAACACGCCAAGCCCCACCCAGAGCCCTACCTGAAAGCTATCGAACTGCTCAAGGTGTCCAAAGAACACACTATAATATTTGAG GATTCGGTTTCAGGGATCAAAGCTGGAGTTGCAGCAGGAATGCCTGCCATTGGCTTGACAACCAGGAATCCTGAACACCTACTGATGCAAGCAAAGCCGACATTTCTCATCAAGACTTATGATGACCCAAAGCTATGGGCTGCTCTGGAAGAGCTCGACAAGAAGAGCGCTTGA
- the LOC116193010 gene encoding haloacid dehalogenase-like hydrolase domain-containing protein Sgpp isoform X2, whose protein sequence is MFQEIGFNAGVPVDEQYFIENMAGKHNDDIARFLFPDDIPRGLKFMDDKEAVFRKLAAEKLTAIDGLYKLRKWIEDRGLKRAAVTNAPRANAESMISRLGLSDFFQALVIGDECEHAKPHPEPYLKAIELLKVSKEHTIIFEDSVSGIKAGVAAGMPAIGLTTRNPEHLLMQAKPTFLIKTYDDPKLWAALEELDKKSA, encoded by the exons ATGTTCCAAGAG ATAGGTTTCAATGCTGGAGTTCCGGTCGATGAGCAGTATTTTATAGAGAATATGGCTGGCAAGCACAATGATGATATTGCTAGGTTCCTCTTCCCAGATGATATTCCTAGGGGCCTCAAATTCATGGATGATAAGGAAGCCGTGTTCCGAAA GTTGGCCGCAGAAAAATTGACTGCCATAGATGGCCTTTACAAGTTGCGGAAGTGGATAGAAGATCGTGGGTTGAAGCGCGCGGCTGTCACTAATGCTCCTAGGGCTAATGCTGAATCTATGATCTCACGTCTTGGTCTTTCCGACTTTTTCCAAGCTCTTGTCATCGGGGATGAATGTGAACACGCCAAGCCCCACCCAGAGCCCTACCTGAAAGCTATCGAACTGCTCAAGGTGTCCAAAGAACACACTATAATATTTGAG GATTCGGTTTCAGGGATCAAAGCTGGAGTTGCAGCAGGAATGCCTGCCATTGGCTTGACAACCAGGAATCCTGAACACCTACTGATGCAAGCAAAGCCGACATTTCTCATCAAGACTTATGATGACCCAAAGCTATGGGCTGCTCTGGAAGAGCTCGACAAGAAGAGCGCTTGA
- the LOC116193011 gene encoding ras-related protein RABH1b codes for MAPVSALAKYKLVFLGDQSVGKTSIITRFMYDKFDNTYQATIGIDFLSKTMYLEDRTVRLQLWDTAGQERFRSLIPSYIRDSSVAVIVYDVASRQTFLNTVKWIEEVRTERGSDVIIVLVGNKTDLVEKRQVSIEEGEAKARELNVMFIETSAKAGFNIKALFRKIAAALPGMENLSSTKQEDMVDVNLRSTAANSTQSQTQSGGCAC; via the exons ATGGCGCCCGTCTCGGCTCTAGCCAAGTACAAGCTGGTGTTCTTGGGGGACCAGTCCGTCGGGAAGACCAGCATCATCACTCGCTTCATGTACGATAAATTCGACAACACTTACCAG GCTACCATTGGTATTGATTTCTTGTCAAAAACTATGTACCTTGAAGACCGAACTGTTCGCTTGCAACTTTG GGATACGGCTGGACAGGAAAGATTTAGAAGTCTCATTCCAAGCTACATCCGCGACTCTTCTGTTGCCGTAATTGTATATGATGTTGCAA GCCGACAAACTTTCCTGAATACTGTAAAATGGATTGAAGAGGTTCGTACAGAGCGGGGCAGCGATGTCATCATTGTTCTTGTTGGGAACAAAACTGATCTCGTGGAGAAAAG GCAAGTTTCTATTGAGGAAGGAGAAGCCAAAGCCCGTGAACTCAACGTGATGTTTATTGAAACAAGTGCAAAAGCTGGCTTCAATATTAAG GCACTATTTCGGAAAATTGCTGCCGCTCTGCCTGGAATGGAGAATCTGTCTTCGACAAAGCAAGAAGACATGGTTGATGTGAATCTGAGAAGCACTGCCGCCAATTCAACGCAATCGCAGACTCAGTCTGGTGGATGCGCTTGTTAA
- the LOC116193136 gene encoding uncharacterized protein LOC116193136, with amino-acid sequence MAAASPAQGNTGATTTAGFAAAHTPPKTLRGLNKPKCIQCGNVARSRCPYQSCKSCCSRAQNPCHIHVLKANATFPDKTPASSPPLFNQHSTEPSSAGSSLRVASLRQLSSNFAQFNNVHMPVRSRKPLTKKDVAAINEWRFSKLKEFQDRNIELENESFDRYLQNVGLLKEVFSVESVAEHSVRDSSETDSNPAPSENSERMILEMKLKLRSNETRKENFRKRIQHIVDRGLKKLKKREVGDDFSDSADQNGLIKRPKLKTLHVEKTSTIVELNEKLSKARTEEDLKSCLELKAQLLNPQKGSTETASESTEKSHGQVEEDDGVVGQASAYFQPKLVSPVEIDQQTVNCIDAQFSSLDQIEGV; translated from the exons ATGGCGGCCGCGTCGCCTGCCCAGGGCAACACCGGCGCCACCACGACCGCCGGGTTCGCAGCTGCGCACACGCCGCCGAAGACTCTTCGCGGCCTCAACAAGCCCAAGTGCATACAGTGCGGCAATGTCGCCCGCTCCAG GTGCCCTTATCAGTCGTGCAAGAGCTGTTGTTCCAGAGCACAGAATCCTTGTCATATCCACG TGCTCAAAGCAAATGCAACTTTCCCGGACAAGACCCCAGCTTCAAGCCCTCCTCTGTTTAACCAGCACTCCACTGAGCCATCGTCAGCCGG gAGTTCACTCAGAGTTGCATCTCTTAGGCAACTTTCAAGTAACTTTGCTCAGTTCAATAATGTCCATATGCCAGTCCGTTCTAGGAAACCTCTAACTAAAAAG GATGTTGCAGCCATAAATGAATGGAGGTTTTCGAAGTTAAAGGAATTTCAGGACAGAAACATAGAATTAGAAAATGAATCCTTTGATCGGTACCTGCAAAACGTTGGCCTCCTCAAGGAGGTCTTTTCCGTGGAATCTGTTGCAGAACATTCAGTAAGAGATTCATCTGAGACAGATTCTAACCCTGCTCCTTCAGAGAACTCCGAAAGGATGATTTTGGAGATGAAATTGAAGTTAAGATCCAACGAAACAAGGAAAGAGAACTTCAGAAAGAGGATTCAGCATATTGTTGATCGGGGTTTAAAGAAGCTTAAAAAACGAGAAGTGGGAGATGATTTCAGTGATTCGGCCGACCAAAATGGGCTCATTAAGAGACCCAAGTTGAAAACTCTGCATGTTGAGAAGACCTCAACTATTGTAGAGCTTAATGAGAAGCTGAGCAAAGCTCGAACGGAGGAGGATCTGAAATCTTGTTTGGAGTTAAAGGCTCAGTTGCTTAATCCTCAAAAGGGGTCCACTGAAACTGCATCAGAGAGCACTGAGAAATCTCACGGGCAGGTCGAGGAGGATGATGGAGTGGTCGGGCAGGCCTCTGCTTATTTCCAGCCAAAATTGGTTAGTCCCGTCGAAATTGACCAGCAAACCGTCAACTGCATTGATGCGCAATTTTCTTCCCTTGATCAGATAGAGGGTGTGTAG